A single window of Leptospira neocaledonica DNA harbors:
- a CDS encoding DUF971 domain-containing protein: protein MSLSLKATTPETIEFDENILKIEWKDGVVSEFPLLELRKRCPCVVCKGGHGGKIGATTGGIKEAKLLSFSKVGRYAINLVWGDYHNTGIYSFDSLRLYWQGEPGDLGIP from the coding sequence ATGAGTCTTAGTTTAAAAGCGACTACACCTGAAACTATCGAATTCGATGAGAATATTCTAAAAATAGAATGGAAGGACGGAGTAGTCTCCGAATTCCCTCTTTTGGAACTCAGAAAAAGATGCCCCTGCGTGGTATGCAAGGGTGGTCATGGTGGAAAAATAGGAGCGACTACTGGGGGGATCAAAGAGGCCAAATTATTGTCTTTTTCCAAAGTGGGAAGATATGCGATCAATTTGGTCTGGGGAGATTATCATAATACCGGAATTTACAGCTTCGATTCTCTCCGACTGTATTGGCAGGGGGAACCTGGGGATCTAGGAATTCCATGA
- the asd gene encoding archaetidylserine decarboxylase (Phosphatidylserine decarboxylase is synthesized as a single chain precursor. Generation of the pyruvoyl active site from a Ser is coupled to cleavage of a Gly-Ser bond between the larger (beta) and smaller (alpha chains). It is an integral membrane protein.), translating into MLTTKLFPFLDLDLLKPYFYFLLFIGLYLTFRLKFPQIRFLFLAIKIFSGNMDYKGSRGRLVHSQAFYAGTGSSLLPGAILGSALALVLAGPGVLIWIWLSSFLIMPLRFVSSTLAIRFRIKLESGRYLSGPMYFIEKALRARWLAIAFSLACLLTVLSMGSAMPILGASFLAKNGLDIQGMTVPFLVSIIVVFVVLGGIRRIGKVSSYLAPIGLILFFLSYTLLFRDHLGNFYFFLESVFKDAMQPFSLLLGGGFSLARIFSTGTGMFFLSTETGIGKSAGVAGVVRTDSAAKQGIVSMLATFFEGFVVATLVIYALFSFGVKDLESVKNFLFVLVNGPTDSARLALFVSFLLFSIIAISGWFYTGEQNARYIFGEKFANVYRILFVASLLGSAYAYVQFGEEFLLQVFGIGYGLALITAVPVLISLVLLAKVAQAELRKFLEGGAHYEIFKDFYLLLLSILPKNLVSLLFGILASLRLPRFIMIPILKAFAKAYKINLNEAELEIQEYNSLNQFFTRALKAGARITDSAENALVSPVDARITGFGDINDQVILQAKGVDYNLKELIGGDKYLSKFQNGKYITFYLSPQDYHRIHSPAYGRILGYYYEPGKLFPVNELAVFGIRGLFPKNERLITFLQTEFGLVAVIKVGASNVGRIRVTYDKKIITNTLIRTTKEEDYKDVSIMIEKGAELGRFEMGSTVILILERDTFDFVDLPLNEKVTYGTTIGTFRKQVLKLPR; encoded by the coding sequence ATGCTAACAACTAAACTATTTCCGTTCTTGGATTTGGATCTTTTAAAACCATATTTTTATTTTTTACTCTTCATCGGGTTATACCTAACATTCCGCTTAAAGTTTCCACAAATCCGTTTTTTATTTTTAGCGATTAAAATTTTTTCCGGGAACATGGACTACAAAGGTTCGCGAGGACGTTTGGTACATTCTCAGGCATTCTATGCGGGAACAGGTTCCTCTTTACTTCCTGGTGCAATTCTTGGTTCCGCATTAGCATTGGTATTAGCAGGTCCGGGAGTTCTGATTTGGATCTGGCTTTCTAGTTTTCTGATCATGCCTCTTCGTTTTGTGTCTTCTACCTTAGCGATCCGATTCAGGATCAAATTGGAAAGTGGAAGATATCTTTCAGGTCCGATGTATTTTATCGAAAAAGCACTGAGAGCTAGATGGCTTGCGATCGCTTTTTCTTTGGCCTGCTTGTTAACGGTACTTTCTATGGGAAGTGCGATGCCTATTTTAGGAGCTTCCTTTTTAGCAAAGAACGGACTTGATATCCAAGGGATGACTGTTCCGTTTTTAGTTTCGATTATAGTCGTGTTCGTTGTATTAGGCGGGATCAGAAGGATCGGTAAAGTTTCTTCTTATCTGGCTCCAATCGGTCTTATTCTATTTTTCTTAAGTTATACTCTATTGTTTAGAGATCATTTGGGGAATTTTTACTTTTTCTTAGAGTCGGTCTTTAAGGATGCAATGCAACCATTCTCCTTATTACTCGGAGGCGGATTTTCTCTCGCAAGGATTTTCAGTACGGGAACTGGAATGTTCTTCTTATCCACGGAAACCGGGATCGGGAAAAGTGCAGGGGTTGCAGGAGTGGTTCGTACTGATTCTGCCGCAAAACAAGGGATCGTAAGTATGCTTGCCACATTCTTCGAAGGTTTTGTGGTCGCAACTTTGGTGATCTACGCGTTATTTTCCTTTGGGGTAAAAGATCTTGAATCGGTTAAAAATTTCTTATTCGTATTAGTCAACGGTCCTACGGATTCCGCTAGACTGGCTTTATTTGTATCCTTCTTATTATTCTCCATAATTGCGATCTCAGGATGGTTTTATACAGGAGAACAAAATGCGAGATATATCTTCGGAGAAAAATTCGCAAACGTATATAGAATCTTATTCGTAGCTTCTTTACTCGGTTCTGCATATGCGTATGTTCAATTTGGAGAAGAATTCCTATTACAAGTATTCGGTATCGGTTATGGGCTCGCTCTTATCACAGCGGTTCCGGTACTGATCAGTTTGGTACTTTTAGCAAAGGTGGCGCAAGCGGAACTTCGAAAATTCCTGGAAGGAGGAGCACATTACGAGATCTTTAAGGACTTCTACCTTCTTCTACTTTCTATCCTGCCTAAAAACCTGGTTTCTTTGTTATTCGGGATTTTGGCTTCTTTAAGATTACCAAGATTTATTATGATCCCGATCTTAAAGGCGTTTGCAAAGGCTTATAAGATCAATTTGAACGAGGCTGAATTAGAGATCCAAGAGTATAATTCCTTAAACCAGTTTTTCACCAGAGCATTAAAGGCAGGAGCTAGAATTACGGACTCTGCAGAGAATGCATTGGTTTCTCCTGTGGATGCAAGGATTACGGGTTTCGGCGATATAAATGACCAAGTGATCCTACAAGCAAAAGGTGTGGATTATAACTTAAAAGAATTGATAGGAGGAGATAAGTATCTCTCCAAATTCCAGAATGGAAAATATATCACATTCTATCTTTCACCTCAGGATTACCATAGGATCCATTCTCCTGCCTACGGAAGAATATTAGGATATTATTATGAACCTGGAAAACTTTTCCCTGTAAACGAATTGGCGGTTTTCGGGATTAGGGGACTTTTTCCTAAAAACGAAAGATTGATCACATTCTTACAAACCGAATTCGGATTAGTAGCAGTGATCAAAGTGGGAGCTTCCAACGTGGGTCGTATTCGAGTGACTTACGATAAAAAGATCATTACGAACACTTTGATCAGGACCACCAAGGAAGAAGATTACAAAGACGTTTCTATCATGATCGAAAAAGGAGCGGAACTCGGAAGATTCGAAATGGGATCCACAGTGATCCTGATTTTGGAAAGAGATACTTTCGATTTTGTGGACCTTCCTCTGAACGAAAAGGTGACTTACGGAACCACGATCGGAACTTTTAGAAAACAGGTCTTAAAACTTCCTAGATAA
- a CDS encoding LIC_11366 family protein, which translates to MISLGAEENASTTPKLKEMPENRASETQDTWEFGGRFGFGMRGPNRFDQNLNGFSSNLNPLVASQTQLENTRGSIQGEVLARTRLSEGFKIGIIGGYRYYDPFHLTNLTSEPFYTRLNFEMESFYVLGMVWQEGRLNRYFRWETGLGLGIARALWVTKGYATDGKSYYQQEGNLKGSGLEFRLEGSLIHPINERVSLSFGTYLSWINITSFDGSFNGDTASFYVRQDGRVSPLTESANQDNILLSNQYSRKLDMQSAYGGLFFGVNYKL; encoded by the coding sequence ATGATTTCCTTGGGAGCGGAAGAAAATGCCTCAACTACACCTAAACTAAAGGAAATGCCCGAAAACAGGGCTTCTGAAACTCAAGATACTTGGGAATTCGGAGGAAGATTCGGCTTTGGAATGAGAGGACCGAACAGATTTGATCAGAATTTAAACGGTTTTAGCTCCAATTTGAACCCTCTTGTGGCCAGCCAAACTCAACTGGAAAATACAAGGGGCAGTATCCAAGGAGAAGTTTTAGCTAGAACCAGGCTGAGCGAAGGTTTTAAAATCGGAATCATAGGTGGATACAGATACTACGATCCATTTCATCTTACAAATCTAACTTCCGAACCTTTTTATACACGTTTAAACTTCGAAATGGAAAGTTTTTATGTTTTAGGAATGGTCTGGCAAGAAGGAAGACTGAATAGATACTTCCGATGGGAAACAGGACTTGGACTTGGAATCGCGAGAGCCTTATGGGTAACAAAAGGTTATGCCACGGACGGAAAATCATACTACCAGCAGGAAGGAAATCTGAAAGGAAGTGGATTGGAATTCAGATTAGAAGGTTCCCTCATTCATCCGATTAATGAAAGAGTGAGTTTAAGTTTCGGAACTTATTTGTCCTGGATTAATATCACTTCTTTTGACGGTTCCTTTAACGGTGATACTGCATCTTTTTACGTAAGACAAGATGGAAGGGTCTCTCCTTTAACCGAATCAGCTAACCAAGACAATATATTACTTTCCAACCAATATTCCAGAAAATTAGATATGCAGTCTGCATATGGCGGACTGTTTTTCGGTGTGAATTATAAATTATAA
- a CDS encoding START domain-containing protein, which yields MKHFYFIIFLLVPMQIFSWDLEKEKNGITVHTRVVEGSDFKEFRGKTKLKADLNTIIALLEDNPNYVTWFKDCKHAEAVKVLNTREKYIYIQNGAPWPVNDRDFVIHTIFSQDKNTGAVTYTIKPVANIVAEKKGIVRGTLKGFWKFAPVGDEIEVTYQILSDPGGSVPTSIANFVVVDIPYETLKKMKEKVTESKYINSPKHPDLILPPVPK from the coding sequence ATGAAACATTTCTATTTTATTATTTTTCTATTGGTTCCTATGCAGATATTTTCTTGGGATCTGGAGAAGGAGAAAAACGGGATCACAGTCCATACCAGAGTTGTAGAAGGTTCCGATTTTAAAGAATTCCGCGGAAAAACAAAACTCAAAGCGGATCTAAACACTATCATCGCTCTTCTGGAAGACAATCCGAATTACGTGACTTGGTTCAAAGATTGTAAACATGCAGAAGCTGTGAAAGTTTTGAATACAAGGGAAAAGTATATTTATATCCAGAACGGAGCTCCTTGGCCGGTGAATGATCGGGACTTTGTGATCCATACCATTTTTAGTCAGGACAAAAATACGGGTGCAGTCACTTATACGATTAAACCGGTTGCAAATATCGTAGCAGAAAAGAAAGGAATCGTCAGAGGAACTCTTAAAGGATTTTGGAAATTTGCGCCGGTAGGAGATGAGATAGAGGTTACCTATCAGATTCTTAGTGATCCGGGAGGAAGTGTCCCAACATCTATCGCAAATTTTGTGGTTGTTGATATTCCCTATGAAACATTAAAAAAAATGAAAGAAAAGGTGACTGAGTCAAAATATATCAATTCTCCCAAGCACCCTGACTTGATCCTTCCACCGGTTCCTAAATAA
- a CDS encoding 7TM diverse intracellular signaling domain-containing protein — MKGFLNIPKFLSGRVFCKLSFIFFTFSIFHPIFAFDPSSLPYEGISLVPHAEVWADEDGDTNFAKMQMKEFYPLSSASLGYSDLTHWFKIPLENNSSHSVSWVLEIHYSQLDKAELYLASKGDKVLFRGGDRIPFGERPIQYRFPSFPLELKAGEKDTVYLKIQTKSSVNFAAFAYKSEDFFSNISNEQILLGIYFGSLLVMALYNLFLFLSTKEKTYLAFFGYVGAGVLAQWSLQGYSFQFFWPNSVVWASHIITSFTFLVSATTADFIRLYFCAPDNYPNSNKVLKGISILSYILVIIGYFFPFGFALALYVFLSTITLAAILYLGFQGFSRNLRSALFFLGAWLALVAGAFVFILRFSGIIPHTISLAYWGVEIGTAMHILLLALALADRVNDLSKDLSSKVEDLNEAKQAIEQSELRFRNLFEGAEELLLTLDQEGNIKDANRTLSRLTGYKPAEVEGKNFLDLIYTLDTQEGSIVLLLAKEKLEEHLRARKTVEFHSEFKQKYVMEPKPVKIRLQSFESEAGRKVLGKVSEISEDILSRFLISESMHFTVNNYLRNADILSRQLTSNLSQFTGSEVITAIRTCLREVLINAIEHGNLGISFDEKTDAMRSGNYMEFIQKRQREAFYGARNVKVAYSLNSKRIGFEIEDEGDGFDFKKILNLDGEKLNEESYTHGRGIMMTRKVFDVVKFNEKGNKVLLIKYLQKPLKYKREPSSLDFD; from the coding sequence GTGAAAGGGTTTTTAAACATTCCGAAATTTTTATCTGGGAGAGTTTTTTGTAAACTCTCGTTCATTTTTTTTACCTTTTCCATTTTTCATCCGATTTTCGCATTCGATCCTTCTTCTCTCCCTTATGAAGGGATCTCCTTAGTGCCTCATGCGGAGGTTTGGGCCGACGAGGACGGGGACACTAACTTCGCAAAAATGCAAATGAAGGAGTTTTATCCTCTATCTTCTGCGAGTTTAGGTTATTCGGATCTGACACATTGGTTCAAGATCCCTTTAGAAAATAATTCTTCTCATTCAGTATCTTGGGTTTTGGAAATTCATTATAGCCAATTGGATAAGGCCGAATTGTATCTGGCCTCTAAAGGGGACAAGGTCTTGTTTCGGGGAGGTGATAGAATTCCTTTTGGAGAAAGACCGATCCAATATAGATTTCCCAGTTTTCCCTTAGAGTTAAAGGCGGGGGAAAAGGATACGGTTTATCTTAAGATCCAAACTAAAAGTTCTGTCAACTTCGCTGCGTTCGCATATAAGTCTGAGGATTTTTTCTCCAATATAAGCAATGAACAAATATTACTCGGGATCTATTTCGGATCTCTTCTGGTAATGGCTTTATATAATCTATTTCTGTTCTTATCCACTAAGGAAAAAACATACCTAGCATTTTTTGGATATGTTGGGGCCGGAGTTTTGGCCCAATGGTCTCTTCAAGGATATTCTTTTCAGTTTTTCTGGCCGAACTCGGTAGTTTGGGCAAGCCATATCATTACCTCTTTTACTTTTTTGGTTTCTGCAACCACAGCCGATTTTATCCGACTCTACTTCTGCGCCCCTGATAATTATCCTAATTCTAACAAAGTGTTGAAAGGAATTTCAATTTTATCTTATATACTTGTAATCATCGGATATTTTTTTCCGTTCGGCTTTGCATTGGCACTTTATGTGTTTTTATCTACGATCACTTTGGCTGCTATCTTGTATTTAGGTTTCCAGGGATTTTCCAGAAATTTAAGGTCTGCACTTTTCTTTTTAGGAGCTTGGCTTGCACTGGTGGCAGGTGCATTCGTATTTATTCTGAGATTTTCGGGGATCATTCCTCATACAATCTCTTTGGCGTATTGGGGAGTAGAGATTGGGACAGCAATGCATATCCTTCTCTTGGCTTTGGCTTTAGCGGATCGGGTGAATGATTTATCCAAGGATCTTTCTTCCAAGGTGGAAGATCTAAATGAGGCTAAACAGGCAATAGAACAGTCCGAACTTAGATTTAGAAATTTGTTCGAAGGAGCAGAGGAACTTCTTCTTACATTGGACCAAGAGGGGAATATCAAGGATGCAAACCGTACTCTTTCCAGACTAACAGGTTATAAACCTGCAGAAGTGGAAGGTAAAAATTTCTTAGATCTGATTTATACTCTGGATACTCAGGAAGGTTCTATCGTACTACTTCTTGCTAAAGAAAAACTGGAAGAACATTTGAGGGCCAGGAAGACCGTAGAATTTCATTCGGAATTCAAACAGAAATATGTAATGGAGCCTAAACCTGTAAAGATCCGTTTACAATCTTTCGAGAGTGAGGCGGGAAGGAAGGTGCTTGGAAAAGTTTCAGAAATTTCCGAGGATATTCTATCCCGCTTTTTGATCTCGGAAAGTATGCATTTCACTGTGAACAATTATCTTAGAAATGCGGATATCTTAAGTAGGCAACTTACTTCGAATCTAAGCCAATTCACAGGATCGGAAGTAATCACTGCGATTCGTACTTGTCTAAGGGAAGTTTTAATCAATGCGATCGAACATGGAAATTTAGGGATCAGTTTTGATGAAAAAACGGATGCGATGAGATCCGGAAATTATATGGAGTTCATCCAGAAAAGACAAAGAGAGGCTTTTTACGGAGCAAGGAACGTAAAAGTGGCATACTCCTTAAATTCTAAAAGAATCGGTTTTGAGATAGAAGATGAAGGAGATGGTTTCGATTTTAAGAAGATCTTAAATTTGGACGGAGAAAAATTAAATGAGGAAAGTTACACTCACGGACGTGGGATCATGATGACCCGAAAAGTTTTCGACGTCGTAAAATTTAATGAAAAAGGAAATAAGGTTCTTCTCATTAAATATTTGCAAAAACCTCTTAAATACAAAAGAGAACCCAGTTCTTTAGATTTTGATTAA
- a CDS encoding acyl-CoA dehydrogenase family protein, with translation MNSPLQFELPEELLQLRELVRDVVRKEVVPNRMHYDENNEYPKAILQKFKEAGLYQALFDEEHGGLGYGMMGGIVLAEEVSWGCLGVNTAFTSTKLGALPIDVGGTKAQKDKWLPLLASGEKTAAFGLSEPGAGSDVPAMATTAVKKGDRYVLNGTKQWISSAGQADIYTVFAMTDKDRGPRGISCFIIEKGTKGFSFGKKEDKLGIRCSETRQLIMEDCEIPEENLLGGKENMGFLHAFKTLILSRPAVAAGAVGLMQGAFDAAIEYAREREQFGTTISSFQAIQHMLADMAIKIEGSRLLTYKAGVYAETFHKDAAKFSAMAKCYASDSSVQVASDAVQIFGGYGYTKEYPVEKFYRDAKILQIYEGTSQIQRNEIAAGLIKDTASKTKKG, from the coding sequence TTGAATTCACCGCTTCAATTCGAATTACCAGAGGAATTACTACAACTCAGAGAACTGGTCAGGGACGTCGTCAGAAAGGAAGTTGTTCCAAACAGAATGCACTACGACGAAAACAACGAGTATCCAAAAGCTATTTTACAAAAATTTAAAGAAGCTGGATTATACCAGGCCTTATTCGACGAAGAACATGGCGGGTTAGGTTATGGAATGATGGGAGGTATTGTCCTCGCTGAAGAAGTGTCCTGGGGATGTTTGGGAGTAAATACCGCATTCACTTCCACAAAACTAGGCGCTCTTCCGATCGATGTGGGAGGAACCAAGGCTCAAAAAGACAAATGGCTTCCACTTCTCGCTTCCGGCGAAAAAACCGCCGCATTCGGTTTATCCGAACCTGGGGCAGGTTCGGATGTTCCTGCGATGGCTACCACTGCAGTAAAAAAAGGGGACCGTTACGTTCTGAACGGTACAAAACAATGGATTAGTAGTGCAGGCCAAGCTGATATTTATACAGTATTTGCAATGACCGACAAGGACAGAGGCCCAAGAGGAATCTCTTGTTTTATTATAGAAAAAGGCACCAAAGGATTTTCTTTCGGAAAAAAGGAAGATAAGCTGGGGATCAGATGTTCCGAAACAAGACAGCTTATCATGGAAGACTGCGAAATTCCGGAAGAAAACCTTTTAGGCGGAAAAGAGAATATGGGATTCTTGCATGCATTCAAAACTTTGATCCTTTCCAGACCTGCCGTTGCAGCAGGAGCTGTCGGTTTGATGCAGGGAGCGTTTGACGCTGCAATTGAATACGCGAGAGAAAGAGAGCAGTTCGGAACTACGATCTCTTCTTTCCAAGCGATTCAGCATATGTTAGCGGATATGGCGATCAAGATAGAAGGTTCTAGACTTCTCACCTATAAAGCTGGCGTGTATGCAGAGACCTTCCATAAAGACGCGGCAAAATTTTCCGCAATGGCAAAATGTTACGCGTCCGATTCTTCGGTACAAGTGGCATCTGACGCTGTCCAAATTTTTGGCGGCTACGGATATACCAAAGAATATCCTGTAGAAAAATTTTATAGGGACGCTAAAATCCTGCAGATTTACGAAGGTACAAGCCAGATCCAGAGGAACGAAATTGCTGCGGGACTCATAAAAGACACAGCGTCCAAAACCAAAAAAGGCTAA